A single window of Rubripirellula lacrimiformis DNA harbors:
- the glgA gene encoding glycogen synthase GlgA, with protein MNIVYLTTEAVPFAKTGGLADVCGTLPSRVAAAGNRAAVIMPAFRSIRRSGIPIESTDISFAVPMSREKLVGCRLLKSTLPDGDTPVWFIDQPQYFDRDALYGTSHGDYADNDERFSFFCRAAIMAMARIGWSVDIVHCNDWQTGLIPSILKSDPNLPESLRKAATVLTIHNLAYQGSFPRESFHWTGLNWSHFNANECEFYNQLNFLKTGIASSDVITTVSPRYAEEIRTQEHGCGLEGVLESVSDRLVGITNGIDMDIWDPATDPNLPVNYDVTNWQSGKTQNKRVLQKSFGLDASDEVPMIGLVGRLASQKGWDSIVPLIRTHLSEQRPTQWIVLGSGDARYESELRELAKAHPNQFALHIGFSDKLAHQIEASSDLFLMPSHYEPCGLNQLYSLRYGSVPVVTPTGGLANTVVDCNETTIADGTATGFYLSSNDPAGLDEAVGRALRMRYHDPQRWARLVATGMQQDWSWTKSANEYIELYGRTLALKVTPKRTPPG; from the coding sequence TTGAATATTGTCTACCTGACGACTGAAGCCGTGCCATTCGCCAAAACCGGTGGCTTGGCGGACGTCTGTGGCACTCTGCCGTCGCGTGTGGCTGCCGCTGGCAATCGGGCGGCGGTCATCATGCCTGCGTTTCGAAGTATCCGCCGCAGCGGGATCCCGATCGAATCGACGGACATCAGTTTTGCGGTGCCCATGAGCCGCGAAAAGCTGGTCGGTTGCCGGCTGCTGAAAAGCACTCTTCCCGATGGCGACACACCGGTGTGGTTTATCGATCAACCGCAGTACTTTGATCGCGATGCTTTGTACGGCACGTCGCATGGTGACTACGCCGACAACGACGAACGTTTCTCGTTCTTCTGTCGGGCCGCGATCATGGCGATGGCAAGGATCGGTTGGTCCGTCGACATCGTTCACTGCAACGATTGGCAAACGGGCCTGATCCCTTCGATCCTAAAGTCCGATCCCAACCTGCCCGAATCGCTGCGCAAAGCGGCCACGGTATTGACGATCCACAACTTGGCTTACCAGGGTTCCTTTCCACGCGAATCGTTTCATTGGACAGGGTTGAACTGGAGCCATTTCAATGCCAACGAGTGCGAGTTCTATAACCAATTGAACTTTTTGAAGACGGGCATCGCATCGTCCGACGTCATCACGACCGTCAGCCCCCGCTATGCCGAAGAGATCCGAACCCAAGAACATGGATGCGGACTCGAAGGCGTCCTGGAATCAGTCTCCGATCGATTGGTGGGCATCACCAATGGAATCGACATGGACATTTGGGACCCCGCAACGGATCCCAACCTGCCGGTCAACTATGACGTCACCAACTGGCAATCGGGCAAAACACAGAACAAGCGTGTGCTGCAAAAGAGTTTCGGGTTGGACGCCAGCGACGAAGTCCCCATGATCGGTCTTGTGGGCCGGCTGGCCAGCCAAAAGGGATGGGATTCGATCGTGCCGCTGATTCGCACTCACCTTAGCGAGCAGCGGCCGACCCAGTGGATCGTGCTGGGCAGCGGTGACGCCCGCTATGAAAGCGAACTGCGTGAACTGGCCAAGGCGCACCCGAATCAATTCGCGCTGCACATCGGATTTAGCGACAAACTGGCACACCAGATCGAAGCCAGCAGCGACCTGTTCCTGATGCCTAGCCACTATGAACCGTGCGGGCTGAACCAACTGTACAGTCTTCGGTACGGCAGCGTGCCAGTGGTGACACCGACCGGCGGTTTGGCCAATACCGTCGTCGATTGCAACGAAACCACGATCGCCGACGGCACCGCGACGGGTTTCTATCTGTCGTCCAACGACCCGGCGGGACTGGACGAAGCGGTCGGCCGGGCGCTGCGAATGCGGTATCACGATCCGCAACGATGGGCCCGATTGGTCGCCACGGGGATGCAACAGGACTGGTCTTGGACCAAGAGTGCGAATGAGTACATCGAACTTTATGGACGCACCCTTGCCCTTAAAGTCACGCCAAAGCGAACACCACCCGGATAG
- a CDS encoding protein kinase domain-containing protein has translation MSIGLSEFWTRLVQEGFLDAAGCRNLAGDFANDHDGTPAETAVELASYMVKVQQLTRFQAKSLLSDPPGPLRIGDFRIRSDQSPSPLTRWVEVSPIGPDSADSRSGQNAPSGFLLRTTPENPWLDAHRRIQHPALQPIEVHPADPYVAVYSPLPAGQSLAEQIRAGGLPWNARRVCQVGIEIADGLAAMHAPSLVHGGVRADRVWIGNDGRALLLRDPAGPPVTGLGDASSQWLDTDDTPQSYVAPEITSGSGQCTGASDIYSLGCLLYRLASGECPFDGGDVQATLQMHQSYSPPKLVEAIQQGEHGDPLYRIMAYLMAKDPAARFASADQVAAALRAVLPTLDPDPGPAPAATTVEPNTAKLPAVKSNPSKPQSSPPKSKPDLPGKNATAPTKSRKDIASKDSGAAGKPKKPQDTGKPDGNAKTRQAGDAKPATASPASPVRTPAKDSVKDNAKATAKKSAKIAAGVAASESGPTDAAIPATADVPSDDSKQVSAPETAGRPDQTVAPADDPVGSAIADSGQASDAAPMRTVRRRRKKKSKAPLVLTGLTVIVLMLFVALLVTDPSPPVAKKRQRPTIPAVIPSVSNRSTMLSDEPDPGRSSPASPVGGSQEESADPAYQLVDDDRLLFASPYPPGSDQAPLELLPPGPAAIVSVRLASLRESNGGKQLMATLAPEINALIDAAVARAKVPVDWIDRCTVGLFPGQQGVPDWSLAIELTAPQPMDDLVDRWKVSAAQTRDGTTVYAGDAVGADAFFVNPLEVESKSVTRFAVGGLDRITEVASIDGEPIPLARSLQSLWKGSSADADLVALVTPNFLFADGRAMLDQSAPQLVQSIKSVLIPDVSAVLLVMDSVDEQVFAELRLTPSGGISEATLMRNLRDSINQWPQWADQFVIDAVPDPSWRLLASRLPMMMRYVSDRFRFGISNNVIVANTYVPASPLSQVALATLLAANTPLSAPTVATTPQEALSIDQMLDRKMSVSFDQESLEFAIDVIVAEYARSLPEGSQLPPVRIVGGDLQKAGITQNQQVRKFAKSDLPLRTVLTDLVLGANPDKTATGPDDPKQALIWVVHSDPDAAEKTEILVTTRAAAEGKYELPTEFVAKP, from the coding sequence ATGTCGATCGGACTTAGCGAATTTTGGACAAGACTCGTACAGGAGGGCTTCCTGGACGCCGCTGGATGCCGGAACCTGGCCGGAGACTTCGCCAACGACCACGACGGCACGCCAGCGGAGACAGCGGTCGAGTTGGCCAGTTATATGGTCAAGGTCCAACAGTTGACCCGTTTTCAGGCAAAGTCCCTGTTGTCCGATCCGCCCGGCCCGCTGCGGATTGGTGACTTTCGAATCCGATCCGACCAGTCGCCATCGCCGCTGACTCGGTGGGTCGAGGTGTCACCGATCGGTCCCGATTCCGCTGATTCTCGATCCGGCCAAAATGCACCCTCCGGATTCCTGCTGCGAACGACCCCCGAGAACCCTTGGTTGGACGCTCACCGGCGCATCCAACATCCCGCCTTGCAGCCGATCGAAGTCCATCCGGCGGACCCCTACGTCGCCGTCTACAGCCCGCTGCCTGCGGGCCAGTCGCTCGCCGAACAGATCCGCGCCGGTGGTCTGCCTTGGAACGCCAGGCGTGTTTGCCAAGTGGGCATCGAGATCGCAGACGGTTTGGCGGCCATGCATGCCCCGTCGTTGGTCCATGGTGGCGTGCGAGCCGATCGAGTTTGGATTGGAAACGATGGCCGTGCCCTGTTGCTGCGAGATCCGGCTGGCCCGCCGGTGACCGGGTTGGGCGATGCATCGTCCCAATGGCTGGACACGGACGATACACCCCAGTCCTACGTGGCCCCTGAAATCACATCGGGATCAGGTCAATGCACCGGAGCCAGCGATATTTATAGTTTGGGTTGTCTGCTGTACCGGTTGGCGTCGGGGGAATGTCCCTTCGACGGCGGCGACGTCCAGGCAACGTTGCAGATGCATCAATCCTATTCGCCGCCCAAGTTGGTCGAGGCGATCCAGCAAGGTGAACACGGCGATCCGCTGTACCGGATCATGGCCTACTTGATGGCCAAGGATCCGGCTGCCCGATTCGCAAGTGCCGATCAGGTTGCTGCCGCACTGCGCGCGGTGCTGCCGACCTTGGATCCCGATCCTGGTCCCGCGCCGGCGGCCACCACCGTCGAACCGAACACAGCCAAACTGCCGGCTGTCAAATCGAACCCCAGCAAGCCGCAATCATCGCCACCGAAGTCCAAGCCGGACCTGCCCGGGAAAAATGCGACCGCACCGACAAAGTCGCGCAAAGATATCGCGTCCAAAGATTCGGGGGCCGCAGGGAAACCAAAGAAGCCGCAGGACACCGGCAAACCAGACGGAAATGCAAAGACGCGGCAAGCTGGCGACGCAAAACCCGCCACGGCGAGTCCAGCATCCCCTGTCAGAACGCCCGCGAAAGACTCGGTCAAAGACAACGCCAAGGCGACAGCGAAGAAATCTGCCAAGATCGCCGCTGGGGTGGCGGCGTCAGAGTCTGGTCCAACAGACGCCGCGATTCCAGCCACCGCTGATGTCCCGTCCGACGATTCGAAACAGGTGTCTGCACCGGAAACGGCTGGTCGACCCGATCAAACTGTCGCACCTGCGGATGATCCGGTTGGGTCGGCCATCGCTGATTCAGGTCAGGCTAGCGATGCGGCACCGATGCGGACGGTGCGCCGGCGACGCAAGAAGAAGAGCAAGGCGCCGTTGGTGCTGACCGGTTTGACAGTCATCGTGCTGATGCTGTTTGTCGCCTTGTTGGTGACCGATCCCAGCCCACCGGTGGCCAAAAAACGCCAGCGTCCCACGATTCCCGCCGTCATCCCTTCGGTTTCCAATCGGTCGACGATGCTTTCCGACGAACCGGATCCTGGCCGTTCGTCCCCCGCTTCGCCGGTGGGCGGTTCGCAGGAGGAATCTGCTGACCCAGCCTATCAGTTGGTCGACGACGACCGCCTGTTGTTTGCGTCACCTTATCCGCCGGGATCGGACCAGGCCCCATTGGAACTGCTGCCGCCTGGGCCTGCCGCGATCGTGTCGGTCCGATTGGCGTCGCTGCGTGAATCGAATGGGGGCAAACAGTTGATGGCGACGTTGGCTCCCGAAATCAATGCCCTGATCGACGCAGCAGTCGCTCGTGCCAAGGTGCCGGTTGATTGGATTGATCGCTGCACCGTCGGTTTGTTTCCGGGCCAGCAGGGCGTTCCCGATTGGTCGTTGGCGATTGAATTGACCGCACCGCAGCCGATGGACGATTTGGTCGATCGTTGGAAGGTGTCGGCAGCCCAGACGCGGGATGGGACGACGGTCTATGCAGGCGATGCTGTGGGCGCCGATGCATTCTTTGTGAACCCATTGGAAGTCGAAAGCAAATCGGTGACGCGATTTGCCGTCGGCGGGCTGGATCGGATCACCGAAGTGGCATCGATCGATGGCGAACCGATTCCGCTGGCTCGATCGCTGCAGTCCCTGTGGAAGGGATCCAGCGCCGACGCCGATCTGGTGGCCCTGGTCACGCCGAATTTTCTGTTCGCCGATGGCAGGGCGATGCTGGATCAATCGGCACCTCAGTTGGTTCAGTCGATCAAGTCTGTTTTGATTCCAGATGTCTCTGCAGTCTTGCTCGTGATGGATTCGGTGGACGAACAAGTGTTTGCCGAATTACGTCTGACCCCCAGCGGAGGCATCAGCGAGGCGACGTTGATGCGTAACCTTCGCGATTCGATCAACCAGTGGCCGCAGTGGGCGGATCAATTTGTCATCGATGCGGTGCCGGATCCGTCATGGCGTCTGTTGGCGTCGCGGTTGCCGATGATGATGCGTTACGTGTCGGATAGGTTTCGATTCGGGATTTCGAACAACGTGATCGTCGCGAACACTTATGTACCTGCATCGCCGCTGTCACAGGTCGCACTGGCAACTCTGTTGGCCGCCAATACTCCGTTGTCGGCACCCACCGTGGCGACCACGCCGCAGGAAGCACTTTCGATCGACCAGATGTTGGATCGAAAGATGTCTGTGTCGTTCGATCAAGAGTCGTTGGAGTTCGCCATCGACGTGATCGTGGCGGAGTACGCACGGTCGCTGCCGGAGGGATCCCAATTGCCGCCGGTTCGAATCGTTGGTGGGGATTTGCAGAAAGCTGGGATCACCCAGAATCAACAGGTCCGCAAATTTGCCAAGTCGGATCTTCCACTGCGCACGGTGTTGACCGATTTGGTGTTGGGGGCGAACCCTGACAAAACGGCTACCGGCCCGGATGATCCGAAACAGGCTCTCATTTGGGTGGTTCACTCGGACCCGGATGCCGCCGAGAAGACCGAAATCCTGGTCACGACGCGAGCGGCGGCCGAGGGGAAATACGAATTGCCCACGGAATTCGTCGCCAAGCCATAG
- a CDS encoding NAD-dependent epimerase/dehydratase family protein yields MRVIVTGSSGLIGSAAVRHWDALGDEVIGIDNDMRATFFGPEGSTRWNQSRLEQETTNFRTVSLDIRDRDGILDLFRNEPPDLVIHCAAQPSHDKAAAIPFLDFEVNANGTLNLLEATRQFAPEAAFCHMSTNKVYGDAPNELPLTELETRWEYADQADYHGIDESCRIDQTMHSLFGASKTAADVMAQEYGKYFGLKTGVFRGGCLTGASHSGVELHGFLSYLVHVAVTGKPYTIFGYKGKQVRDQIECSDVVKAFEAFAENPRPGEVYNIGGGRENAASVLECIALIEEIGGHKVNYSLGDDNRKGDHICYISDLRKLRRDYPQWDIRVSLRQVLEQMIASEESKLDSAG; encoded by the coding sequence ATGCGCGTGATTGTGACGGGTTCCAGTGGTTTGATCGGTTCGGCGGCGGTGCGTCATTGGGATGCGTTGGGTGACGAGGTGATCGGCATCGACAACGACATGCGGGCGACTTTTTTTGGGCCCGAAGGCAGCACGCGTTGGAATCAATCGCGTTTGGAACAGGAAACGACCAACTTTCGAACGGTATCGTTGGACATCCGTGACCGCGACGGGATCTTGGACCTGTTCCGAAACGAGCCTCCGGATCTGGTCATTCACTGTGCGGCCCAACCATCCCACGACAAAGCGGCAGCGATTCCATTTTTGGATTTCGAGGTCAATGCGAACGGGACTTTGAACCTGTTGGAGGCGACACGCCAATTTGCACCTGAGGCAGCGTTTTGTCATATGAGCACCAACAAGGTGTATGGTGACGCGCCAAACGAATTGCCGCTGACCGAGCTCGAAACCCGTTGGGAATATGCCGACCAGGCGGATTATCACGGCATCGACGAATCTTGCCGGATCGATCAAACGATGCACTCGTTGTTCGGGGCATCGAAAACGGCGGCTGACGTGATGGCCCAAGAATACGGTAAGTACTTTGGCCTAAAAACCGGCGTGTTTCGCGGTGGATGCCTGACGGGGGCGAGCCATAGCGGGGTCGAATTGCACGGCTTTCTTAGCTACCTGGTGCACGTTGCCGTCACGGGGAAACCCTATACGATTTTCGGCTACAAGGGAAAACAAGTTCGCGACCAGATCGAATGCAGCGACGTCGTGAAAGCGTTCGAAGCGTTTGCCGAAAATCCGCGTCCAGGCGAAGTTTATAACATTGGCGGTGGGCGAGAAAACGCAGCCAGTGTCTTGGAATGCATCGCGTTGATCGAAGAGATCGGTGGGCACAAAGTCAATTATTCGCTGGGGGATGATAACCGAAAAGGCGATCATATCTGTTACATCAGTGACCTTCGCAAGCTTCGGCGTGATTACCCACAGTGGGACATTCGCGTGTCGCTAAGGCAGGTGCTGGAACAGATGATTGCATCGGAAGAATCCAAGCTGGACAGCGCTGGTTAG
- a CDS encoding HD-GYP domain-containing protein, which yields MSGVDFIPISVSTLLPREVVGLDLYQREASSESFKLYRAADYPLTMDDLGRLRGRGVSRLYISKASQSVYQSYLRRVATSSKNDAVPLTARVGALNEVVRDVLQTAFQREDVDKTVHAAEKLGSLATEIISQDEFTASDLFDVLHHDYATFTHSANVAFYSGLLASELGYSETDVGLITTGGLLHDLGKLDIGEEILCKPGKLEDHEFRIIRQHPGLGFKKLAHREDLNTGQLMMAYQHHERLDGRGYPVGCVEADIHPWAKLCSVVDVFEALTSQRPYRSPMPRRKALELLDRDCGKAFDPEVLACWKSIIHRDLAN from the coding sequence ATGTCCGGCGTTGATTTCATTCCGATCAGTGTTTCTACACTGTTGCCGCGTGAAGTCGTTGGTTTGGACCTGTATCAGCGGGAAGCGAGTTCCGAGTCATTCAAGCTGTATCGAGCGGCGGACTATCCACTGACGATGGATGATCTGGGGCGGCTGCGTGGACGCGGCGTCAGCCGGTTGTACATCAGCAAAGCGTCGCAGTCGGTCTACCAAAGCTATTTGCGACGGGTCGCAACATCGTCAAAGAACGACGCTGTTCCGCTGACCGCTCGCGTGGGCGCACTGAACGAAGTGGTGCGAGACGTTCTGCAGACCGCGTTTCAGCGAGAAGACGTCGATAAAACCGTTCACGCCGCCGAAAAGCTCGGCTCGCTGGCCACTGAAATCATCAGTCAGGACGAGTTCACCGCTAGCGACCTGTTCGACGTGCTGCACCACGACTATGCCACGTTCACTCATTCGGCCAACGTCGCGTTCTATTCGGGACTGCTGGCTTCGGAACTGGGGTACAGCGAAACCGATGTGGGGCTGATCACCACCGGTGGACTGCTTCACGACCTGGGCAAGCTAGACATCGGCGAAGAAATTCTTTGCAAACCGGGCAAGCTGGAAGACCATGAATTTCGAATCATTCGCCAGCATCCCGGCTTAGGGTTCAAGAAACTGGCCCATCGCGAGGACTTGAATACCGGCCAGTTGATGATGGCCTACCAGCATCATGAACGTCTCGATGGCAGGGGATATCCCGTCGGTTGTGTCGAGGCAGACATTCATCCTTGGGCCAAATTGTGTTCGGTGGTGGATGTGTTCGAGGCTCTGACAAGCCAACGTCCCTATCGATCGCCGATGCCGCGTCGCAAGGCGCTCGAGCTGCTCGATCGAGATTGCGGAAAAGCTTTTGATCCGGAGGTACTTGCGTGTTGGAAATCGATTATCCATCGCGATTTAGCGAATTGA
- a CDS encoding class I SAM-dependent methyltransferase has product MNPSDPMTIEEWGQQASQKFAWHWQPTMIAGQSGRLAVASDPDGMLIDACERQDAGEEGVIDPFWAATWRAASGLDHYLDRLDLQETRVLELGCGTGHAGLAAATRGAQVTLTDGVDDPLLLVRMSTHHLAERCHVTRLRFGIDRMDAPDFPLILGSDVTYLRTLWPELDQCLRDHLADGGEVLLSDPFRIIANEFRDWIQKRGWDYTEHSIGLSDDPEHPIRVMQLKLA; this is encoded by the coding sequence ATGAACCCGTCTGACCCCATGACGATCGAAGAATGGGGCCAGCAGGCGAGTCAAAAGTTTGCTTGGCACTGGCAACCCACGATGATTGCCGGACAATCTGGCCGACTTGCAGTTGCCTCGGATCCCGACGGCATGCTGATTGATGCGTGCGAGCGACAGGACGCCGGCGAAGAGGGCGTGATCGATCCGTTCTGGGCCGCGACATGGCGTGCGGCGTCCGGTTTGGACCACTACCTCGATCGTCTGGATCTCCAGGAAACTCGCGTGCTTGAACTCGGCTGTGGAACCGGACACGCCGGCTTGGCAGCAGCCACGCGTGGGGCTCAGGTCACGCTGACCGATGGCGTCGACGATCCGTTGTTGCTGGTCCGAATGAGCACCCATCACCTGGCCGAACGATGCCACGTGACCCGGCTGCGGTTTGGGATCGATCGAATGGATGCCCCCGATTTCCCGCTGATTCTAGGCAGCGACGTGACCTATCTGCGCACCCTATGGCCAGAACTGGATCAATGCCTGCGTGATCATTTGGCCGATGGCGGCGAAGTGCTGCTAAGTGATCCGTTTCGAATCATCGCCAACGAATTCCGCGACTGGATCCAAAAACGCGGATGGGATTACACCGAACACAGCATCGGGCTGAGCGATGATCCCGAGCATCCGATTCGAGTGATGCAGTTGAAACTGGCCTAA
- the hemB gene encoding porphobilinogen synthase, whose translation MTDFLRGPFPSTRMRRVRRHDWSRRMVAENEVSVSDLIWPWFVFDGDGRQPVPSLPGVDRLGTDQIRRQAALAVELGIPAIAVFPATATELKTEDAAEASNPDNLVCRSVRAIKAEVGDALGVICDVALDPYSSHGQDGLVRDGDVVNDETVQVLCQQAIVQAAAGCDIIAPSDMMDGRIGAIRGALDDAGHANVQIMSYAAKYASAFYGPFRDAVGSSGNLGGGSKKTYQQSPSQSDEALHEVALDLAEGADSVMVKPGMPYLDIVQRVKSTFGVPTFAYQVSGEYAMLSAAAQNGWLDRQATVMESLMAFKRAGADGVLTYFAEDVARWLKA comes from the coding sequence ATGACCGATTTTCTACGCGGCCCGTTCCCATCAACCCGGATGCGCCGCGTCCGCCGGCACGACTGGTCTCGGCGGATGGTGGCCGAGAATGAGGTTTCGGTCAGCGACTTGATCTGGCCTTGGTTCGTGTTCGACGGTGACGGCAGACAGCCTGTCCCCAGCCTGCCAGGCGTGGATCGATTGGGGACCGACCAGATCCGCCGGCAAGCCGCCCTGGCTGTCGAATTAGGGATCCCCGCGATTGCGGTGTTCCCCGCCACAGCGACCGAATTGAAGACCGAGGATGCCGCGGAAGCTTCCAACCCCGACAATTTGGTTTGCCGCAGCGTGCGTGCGATCAAGGCCGAAGTGGGAGACGCGTTGGGAGTGATCTGTGACGTCGCGTTGGACCCGTACAGCAGCCATGGGCAGGACGGACTGGTCCGCGATGGCGACGTGGTCAATGACGAAACCGTCCAAGTGTTGTGCCAGCAAGCGATCGTCCAGGCTGCCGCCGGCTGCGACATCATCGCGCCAAGCGACATGATGGATGGACGCATCGGCGCCATTCGCGGTGCGCTCGATGACGCAGGGCATGCCAACGTACAGATCATGTCGTATGCGGCGAAGTACGCCAGCGCGTTCTACGGCCCATTCCGTGACGCAGTCGGATCCTCGGGCAACCTGGGTGGCGGCAGCAAGAAAACCTATCAACAGTCTCCTTCCCAATCCGACGAAGCCCTGCACGAAGTCGCGTTGGACTTGGCCGAAGGCGCCGACAGCGTGATGGTCAAACCGGGCATGCCGTACCTGGACATCGTCCAGCGAGTCAAATCGACGTTCGGCGTCCCGACCTTTGCCTACCAAGTCAGTGGGGAATACGCGATGCTATCGGCTGCCGCCCAAAACGGATGGCTCGATCGTCAAGCGACCGTGATGGAAAGCCTGATGGCATTCAAACGCGCCGGCGCCGATGGCGTGCTAACCTACTTTGCCGAGGACGTCGCCCGATGGCTGAAAGCATGA